The genome window GCGGATGGAGGTAGGTGGAGGTCGAGTTTTGCTCGTGAGAGCGCGACGGTGTTGGCGTATAGGTAGGTGAAGTCTGCTGGGGATTGGAGTTCGAttttgcggtggtggtcggtggacatcttttttttatcctCTTTTATCTTATTCTAATTGTGATTTGGGGGGTGTTGGTTGTGTGGTGCTGGCGGGGAGGAATAGTGGAATCACGCGTCGTAGAGTTATGTTTGATGATTGTTTGATGCGGAGATACTAACTTTACGATAACTAGCAACTTATCCCTCTTTGATGCCTAAGGCAACAAGGGGACACAACAAGTTGAAAGCGTGTGtgtatgcctcaggcaatATACGGCGTCGATCGCCCCGCAAACGATGTCATCATTGATCGAAATCGGGAAGGTGAAGTTTGAAGTTCCCATTCCCATGCCTTGCTTTGCGAACGAACTActtaacttttttttctttcctatcatcatcttctcccaacCAGGCAGGTTCCGGTGGGTTGTTTCCTGTCGCACCATTCCAATGGGCTAGTCTTTAATCTTAGtttgagagaaaaaaaaatcttgtTGCTTTATATAGTAGCCTCTGCTCGTCCAGGCTCCCATTATTACTTATTCTAATTGGAGAGGTCCCCTTTTAATCTCCAACTAGTCACTTTACTTAGTTGTATTGTCTTGTCTCACATACAACACTTATTCATTTACTTCTATCCCTGCGGAATGATGGCCTTATTATTACTGCGATGATCGGATCCCTTTTTTCTactatctttaatttataattacttcaAGATCGGTCTCAGCTTCTGATACAGTGGATGGTAAGGCAGACAGGCAGGCACCTACTTACAATGGACATCGACCACTCCAATACAACGACCAGCTCCATCGCCCTCATTGATAACACTGCGCCCCGTCGCCGCCATTCAGAAACTCCCACCGCTACAACAAACGGCGGCAGCCACATCTCCCGAAAATGGACGAAACGGTCAATTCGCGGGGAgctgaagaagcgcaagtACGCTAAATGGCAACCGGATCGATTGGGGCTTACgaccgatgatgaagacaataccaactacaacaacaacaacagcaacaatgaagaggaggaaggcatACCGTCATCCAGCAGACGACCCTTCGAAAGACCAGAACCGTCAGACCTCTTTACTACAGAAACAGCAACCACCACGAGCCCTCCCCCATCGCAATACCAAAGTCGAAGTGACAGTCccagccaacaacaacaacaaccctcccccccttcgcAGGATGTAAGCGCCACGGATTTCGCCCCAGAAAGCAACaccctcatcaccaccaccactacaaCTACAGGGGCTAACGCCCCCAAACTCACCGGCCTAAAACCCAACACCGAGCTCGACATCCTCTACGAAAACCAACGCGGGTGGTTCTTCTTTGGCATCCCGCTCTACTCACATAGCTCCCTGCTCAACTTCGACCCCTCCGCCTGGCAGACCGCCGACCTGCGCGACAGTCCCGTGGACATCACGAACGCGCAAGTGCCCGACCCCAGCTGGGTGTGGGCGTGGCGGTCCTGGTACGTCGATATGTCCGGCGACGTGGACGACCAGGGATGGCAGTATTCGTTCTCGTTCAAGTCGACGGCGTGGCATGGGTCGCATCCGTGGTTCCATTCGTTTGTGCGCCGGCGCAGATGGGTGCGGGTGAGGACGAAACGGTTGGTGGATAGACATGGACGGACGGAGTTGGAGATGGCACATAGGTTGAATGAGGATTACTTCACGATTCACTCggggaagaataagaagaagaggccggTTAGTGAGGTCGGTGGGGGTGGGTATGGGGCTACGAGTTTGGGTCGGACCACGACTGCGACGACTTCtagggagatggaggaggaggaaggggcgCCGATAGAGGAAATAGCAGATATCCCGGCGTTGATGCACGCGTTGAGAGTAGCGATTGTGGATCGCGAGAAGGTGGATGCGTTGGATCGGTTCGTCGACGAGGGCGGGGAGGAGTTGTTTTATTTGGATGAGAAGGTAGTCCCCCCCCTATATATATCATTACCCGTTCCCTGCAGATATCCCCATCCAGAAGGTGCAATATGCTAATTGTGATAATCTCATGAATATCCAGATCCCCGAAATCATGTCCATGTTCGTCTTCCAAGCCTCCCGCTGGCACTTCGTCCTCCACCTCACCGACGTCGTCGAGTCCCTCTCCCAACAACTCTCCTCATCTAGCGGGGACAACGAAGCCGCCGAGCTGCAGCGCAAGCTGAATCATCTCCGAAAGGCCACCGAAACAGCTAGACGCCATCTCACGGGCCCGGGGGTCCTGCGAACCGAGAACCGGAAATCGAGCATGGAGATGCTGGATTTGACACCCGTTTCGAAGCGCGGGAGTCTGTTGGCGAGATACTCTGGTCGGTTCGAGTTCAAGtcaatggatgatggtggggagaTTAAGGGGATTCCTAAGGAGGCGGAGGTAGGGAGGGAAGGGCATATTTTCCAGTATTCTTCTTGATTATGGTGGTTTGTTtggatggggggtggagttttgggttgggttgggttgggttagtACTGCTTGGTTAGCGTAGGAACTGTATCATTATCCAGCTGTTTATTGTTGATGTGTATTCATGTCATATAAATCATCGGCAACAGCTGATAAATATTGCAAGAGTAGATTAGACTAGATGTCATACGGAGTAAATGCTTGGCACCGCGGAGGTGCGGTAAAAATGCCAACCACGACCGCCTACCTACCGCCTACCAAGCCCGGCaaaccaccccaacccaacacCTAACTTAACTAACAGTAATAATAACTTTTTTGGCTCCGAAGCTCCcctgcctcttcttccctcggCCATTCCGATCTCTCTACGACCACGACCCCGACCACGGCCACGCCTCCCAAGTACCCACCCCCCGCTTGGTTGGTGTGTCACTCCGATCCCACATGTTATCTCGTGGTCGACCGTGTCTGAAAAGACGTAGTCTATCTACCGTCTTAGACACCGTTGCGGCTAGTCCCGAAGAACCTCTCCTATTCCTGTACCCTCGCTGGGTGGGTTCGGCTGTACGACAACACCGGAGTCTTGTTTCCTCGTCAGGTCCTTCGCCGTGTGGAAATGGGAATGTATATAACGCTGCTGCTCGAAGGAGGACGGTAGCGAAGCCGCCACCGGCGGGACGGAAGCTCTCGTTTGGGAGCTCGTCGAGACGGTGGGTTTCGacgacggcggcggaggctGCTGTGAAGACGGAGGTAAAGCAGGATGTTGTTCCGCCTGAGCAGGGGAAGTCGGCAGCGGCTCCGCAGAAAGGGAAACGTGGTGAAGAGAATGCCGACACCGGACCGCCTGCATCTATCTATAACCAATTAGACAATGACCCGGAAACCGAGGTGAAGAGCGAAAGACACGTTTTCAATATCTTCTCCGATTTACAGACGCGACCTGTGCAGCCGACAACGGGCCGGAAGGGTATGAGATCGTCGGCTGGTGAAACGCCCGCTATTGCGCTGAAGCGACTATCGCACCGCGACCGACGGAAGTTGAGATATCGGCTGTTTTTGACGAAGCAGAGTCAGGGTCGTGATAAGGGAAAGAATAACCAGTGGAATAAGTGGACGAAGATCCGGGAGatgttggaggagatgcaTGAGGATACGCATGTCTGGGCGAAGAAGGGTGTCAAGCAGAAGGAATTGCTCGTGCCGGAGGAGACGATCGCGCTGTTGACCGGCGTCACGGAcatggcgttgaaggagAATGTTTGGTATGTGCCGGTGCATAATGGGTGCAAGGTGCATGTGCTGCGTCCGTTGCAGAGCCAGGGTCGGTTTCGAAGAGTGATTCTGTCTGGCTCGGAGCGGGTGGTTGAGTTGGTCAGCGATAGGATTGCGCAGGCGAGGAGACTGCAGGAGCAGAGCGATCCTCTGGTCGATATTCAAATCCCGCTTTTCCCGATCATCCCGTCTATTGAAGCGCTGAAGCGTCAGGGTGCGCCCGTGCCGTTGGTTCGAGGTGTATGGGATATACAGTCGGCTGTCAAGCAGGCCGCGAAGTTGCATATGGTTCTACCTGCTGGGAAGAATTTGTCTGGAATTAGGGACTTCGCGGAACATGTGGAGGAATTGACGAGGTCGAAACCTTCGTATAACTCGAAGATTCCCTATTCGCACCAGAAGCAGGTGGCGCGGGCCCTTGTGCAGCTGTTCCGGAATGAGGCATATTCCAGCTTTATGTCGACGGCGGCGCTGAATCGAGCGCTGTCATATCTGCTCGACCATGAGTTTCTGAATGCCGCCCGCGACATCTTCCTCAAGTCCGAACACCTTGCGACGGTGGATACCTTTAATATCCTCCTGAAGTCTGCGGCTAAGAGGCAAGACCTCCGCTTCTTCCGTCAGTTCTTGCTTGCCATGTCTCGACTGAGCATTCGGCCTGACCCCAACACATGGCTCACCCTGCTAGATTGCCTGGTTGCTCCCAAGGCGAAAGCAGATCTCGTCACGTATATGCTGCAGCGCGGGTACCTGGAGAACATGGGTGCGATGCGGACGGCGCTACACCTGACCCTGCCCAACACGTTCCGAGCACACTTAGAAAGTGGCAAGAGCGTGGATTCATTCATCAGGCAGACCGCCGACTCCTGCGGAGACAGCTGTTTCGCTCCATCGTTGATCAGCCAGATGTTCGGTGTCATCGTCCGGCTGAAAGACTTTGCTGCCCTGGACCGGCTATTCGACATCTGCAAGCAGAACGACCTAACCTTCAACAGTGCTACCATCACCCAAATTCTGTCTCTGTTCCGAGCAGACATGCCCACCGCTCTGCGGTATCTCTTCCGATGCCTTGAGCGCCCGGAAACGAAGCTCGAACGGCACGCATGGGAGCGACTCTTCCTGGTCGCTTTCAAAGGCCAATACTACAACATCTGCCGGGTTCTCTGGAGGTACGCGTGCATGTCCGGGAACGTAACATACAAGATGAAGCGCACGGTCGTGACTTCCTTGATTCGCAACGTGCCCCGAAAGCCCGAGACCAATGTCCATACGATCTGGGATGTGAGTGCGGGTAAAGTCATCGTAGGACTGGATCTGCACCGTCCCGACCATAAGCTCCAGACCACCGTGCTCGACAAACTACCCCGGGAGTATCGCACCAACCCCATCGCCTATTTGAGTTCAGGCTATAAGCCCAGCGGCGAAGAGCGGGAGCAGCAGATCCAAGTGGCCTCTGCGCTCACGCAGCATGATATCGAGATCGGTTCCTGGCATCGCCCGCAGTTTCCTCTGCTGATTATGTTGGAGGCCGCCTCGGTCTTGGATCAAGAGTGGCGGAAGGTGCCGCGGCCGGTACACTGGCTGGTCCAGAATGCCATTCGCGTGCCGGTGAGGAAGTCGATGTATCCGGCTTGATCTGTTCCCTTGTTATTTGCTCGATTGTGGTTTCACCATGGCCCTATTATACATACAACATCTTGTACATTATGCCCTCCCTCCTATTCCACcccacatcacatcacataaCACTCTGTACATAGACCTGGAACCACCCCACCATATAGAAACCCAACAGCAATAGATTGTATCTATAGTAATCCACAACCCAACCCCGCACACATGCAATGCGATGCAAGCAGACCAAACCAGACCAACAAATCCACATATATATCTTCATCATAGCATAACATAGCATAGCATAGTCATTACAGTCATTCACATCCATCCAAGAAGGTAGAAAGGGGAAAGGTGTCCAAAAAAAAGTGAAGGTAGGGTAGACATATAACCTCTACCACTTCCCATTTTCATGCGTTAACGCCGGCTCCGGCGCAGTCACCACCGTGTCCGTTCTATCCTCAATCAAGGGGTAAGGCGGTCCCGTTTGCTGAGCATACGGATCCAAATTCGTCCGCATCGACCCAACCCCTTCCTTCAAGTACAGCACAAGGCGATACGCCGAGTTGCCATTCAAGTAGTACCGATGCAGACGTTTACTCCGCAGGAACCCGAGTCGCTCGTAGAGTTTTATCGCcgcggtgttggtggtttCGGTTTCCAGCACGATCTGCAACCAATGGAGCGTTAGTGGAACGTGCACATGCATTTAGCCATGGGGAACTTTGGGGAGGTAGGGATTTACCTCATCTGCCCCTCTCTCCACCATGGCATCAATGGCCATTCGAGCCAATTTCGTGGCTATCCCCTGGCCCCGATACTCCTCGCGCACGGCCAACATGGCGATGTATCCGCGTAAGGGGCCCCCGCGATGCGGCTCCAGTTTGCTCACGACGACGCCGACcattggtgaggaggattggAGCTCGGAGTTGTTGTCGTCCATGGCCATGAAGCAGAGATCTCCCCATTGGTAGAGGAAGTAGCGGTAGACATAAATACTGTAGGGTTCGGAGAGGTCTTTGGAGATTAATTGGCGCATGGCGGGGACGTAGGTGTCTTCGTGGGCGGCATTGTAACGGATATAGCGGAGGGGAGTAGTAGTGATGGTGGCAGTAGTGGTATtatttgttgttg of Aspergillus luchuensis IFO 4308 DNA, chromosome 7, nearly complete sequence contains these proteins:
- a CDS encoding uncharacterized protein (COG:S;~EggNog:ENOG410PWW2;~InterPro:IPR011990;~go_function: GO:0005515 - protein binding [Evidence IEA]) produces the protein MLSRGRPCLKRRSLSTVLDTVAASPEEPLLFLYPRWVGSAVRQHRSLVSSSGPSPCGNGNVYNAAARRRTVAKPPPAGRKLSFGSSSRRWVSTTAAEAAVKTEVKQDVVPPEQGKSAAAPQKGKRGEENADTGPPASIYNQLDNDPETEVKSERHVFNIFSDLQTRPVQPTTGRKGMRSSAGETPAIALKRLSHRDRRKLRYRLFLTKQSQGRDKGKNNQWNKWTKIREMLEEMHEDTHVWAKKGVKQKELLVPEETIALLTGVTDMALKENVWYVPVHNGCKVHVLRPLQSQGRFRRVILSGSERVVELVSDRIAQARRLQEQSDPLVDIQIPLFPIIPSIEALKRQGAPVPLVRGVWDIQSAVKQAAKLHMVLPAGKNLSGIRDFAEHVEELTRSKPSYNSKIPYSHQKQVARALVQLFRNEAYSSFMSTAALNRALSYLLDHEFLNAARDIFLKSEHLATVDTFNILLKSAAKRQDLRFFRQFLLAMSRLSIRPDPNTWLTLLDCLVAPKAKADLVTYMLQRGYLENMGAMRTALHLTLPNTFRAHLESGKSVDSFIRQTADSCGDSCFAPSLISQMFGVIVRLKDFAALDRLFDICKQNDLTFNSATITQILSLFRADMPTALRYLFRCLERPETKLERHAWERLFLVAFKGQYYNICRVLWRYACMSGNVTYKMKRTVVTSLIRNVPRKPETNVHTIWDVSAGKVIVGLDLHRPDHKLQTTVLDKLPREYRTNPIAYLSSGYKPSGEEREQQIQVASALTQHDIEIGSWHRPQFPLLIMLEAASVLDQEWRKVPRPVHWLVQNAIRVPVRKSMYPA
- a CDS encoding uncharacterized protein (COG:S;~EggNog:ENOG410PIJF;~InterPro:IPR006614;~go_component: GO:0016021 - integral component of membrane [Evidence IEA]), yielding MDIDHSNTTTSSIALIDNTAPRRRHSETPTATTNGGSHISRKWTKRSIRGELKKRKYAKWQPDRLGLTTDDEDNTNYNNNNSNNEEEEGIPSSSRRPFERPEPSDLFTTETATTTSPPPSQYQSRSDSPSQQQQQPSPPSQDVSATDFAPESNTLITTTTTTTGANAPKLTGLKPNTELDILYENQRGWFFFGIPLYSHSSLLNFDPSAWQTADLRDSPVDITNAQVPDPSWVWAWRSWYVDMSGDVDDQGWQYSFSFKSTAWHGSHPWFHSFVRRRRWVRVRTKRLVDRHGRTELEMAHRLNEDYFTIHSGKNKKKRPVSEVGGGGYGATSLGRTTTATTSREMEEEEGAPIEEIADIPALMHALRVAIVDREKVDALDRFVDEGGEELFYLDEKIPEIMSMFVFQASRWHFVLHLTDVVESLSQQLSSSSGDNEAAELQRKLNHLRKATETARRHLTGPGVLRTENRKSSMEMLDLTPVSKRGSLLARYSGRFEFKSMDDGGEIKGIPKEAEVGREGHIFQYSS
- the MAK3 gene encoding peptide alpha-N-acetyltransferase MAK3 (BUSCO:EOG092645LS;~COG:S;~EggNog:ENOG410PNPA;~InterPro:IPR016181,IPR000182;~PFAM:PF13508,PF13673,PF13302,PF08445,PF00583;~go_function: GO:0008080 - N-acetyltransferase activity [Evidence IEA]), translating into MTSNSPTTDATTTPTTTNNTTTATITTTPLRYIRYNAAHEDTYVPAMRQLISKDLSEPYSIYVYRYFLYQWGDLCFMAMDDNNSELQSSSPMVGVVVSKLEPHRGGPLRGYIAMLAVREEYRGQGIATKLARMAIDAMVERGADEIVLETETTNTAAIKLYERLGFLRSKRLHRYYLNGNSAYRLVLYLKEGVGSMRTNLDPYAQQTGPPYPLIEDRTDTVVTAPEPALTHENGKW